Within Psychrobacter sp. DAB_AL43B, the genomic segment GAAACGCTGTTTGGTAAAGTCTTAAGCCGCTTGATGTTGTGGGATGAAAACCAAGATACTAATGACGACATTGATGATAAAAAATCAAAAAAGAAGGCTAATAAAAAGCGTAAAGCAAAACGTCAAAAAAAAGAAGATAAAAGAAAAGCAGTTAAGAAAGACAAAGACGTAACGACCGACGAACATTCCTAGACGTTACGATGCTTTTCTGCGATGATTATCTGTTAGTGATTCGCTGCTAATGATTTGCTACTAGCCAATTATTAATTAGCTCAAAATCTGACTCATGACTTTATAAGGTTATCTCTGAATGACTGTAGCTCATACTGACGCCGATCGTCTCCAAGCTCAACACTCTGTTGATGAGCAAGCAAATGCGCTTGTGGTTTCGGACAATAAAGCCTCTGAAGATACAGCCGATAATCGTCACGGAGCAGCGACAACTGCGCGGCAGTGGCAAGTCTTATCACAGCTACAGCGCAATCGCTGGGTGGGTACTACTCATGTTTATGAGCAACTTATATTGGCAGGCTTTGATATCAGTTTACGCACGGTACAACGTGATTTAAATGCACTCGCCAAACGCTTTCCTATTGAAAAAAATAACGCTAATCCACAAGGCTGGCGCTGGTGCGATGATGCCCCACTACAAAGCTTACCGCATATGAATCTATCGCAAGCGGTTGCTTTTAATATGGTCGAAGCCAATCTGACCCAACTATTACCACCCGTTATCCTAGATGAATTATTTCCTTGGTTTGACTTAGCACGTCGACAACTCAAAAATAGTAAAGTAACTCACTCATGGATTGATAGAGTGCGTATTGAGCCCGCTACTCAGCCTTTGATTGCGCCGCATATTGATTTAGATAGTAAAGATAATATTTATCACGCCTTATTTTATCAACTACAAATCAAAGCCTGCTATACCCGTAGCAATAAATCACAAGCCAGCGAATATACCTTAAACCCTATCGCTATCATCCAGCGTGGGGTAATTATCTATCTGCTAGCGACGCGCACAGATGACCCAGAATTGATTATTCGCACCTTTGCCTTACATCGATTTGCCAGCGTTGAGATACTTGAAAGTGCAGCGCAAACGCCTGATAATTTTCAACTGGATCACTATTTGGATGCCGGTGGCATGGGTTTTAGCCACCCTCTATTTAGTCAGCTGCCCAATCATGGTAAGCAGGCTACTATTGAGCTGAAATTTACCAAACAAGCGGGCAAAAGCTTAACGGAAAGTAAGCTCAGTGAGGATCAAACTGTCACGATAAATAGTGATAAAACCCTGACCATAAAGGCAACGGTTAATTTAACCTCGCAACTGGTTTGGTGGTTACGTGGCTTCGGTAATGGTTTATTAGATGCCAAACCCGCACTACTTTATCAAGCGGTATTAGACAACCCTTTAAATGATGAATAGTGGCTAATGCTTGTTGGCTAAGCCAATGACGCTACAATTTAGCAGCATTTAAAATATTACAACCAATTAAAAGATTAAGAACTAAAAAGGAATATTATGTCGACCACTAACCCATCACCACTACTTTCAGACAGTTTAAGAGGACTGGGTTTGGATGCGGGGACTTTGTTTTTTGCGCTCAATTATGAATTTACCAAAATTGAGCAAAAGGGCGTGTTTAAAAACCTAAAAAAGCGTTTTATAAAAGATAAGAGCGCCATTGATATCGATATAGCCTGCGTATTGTATGATGATAACTGTACTATCAGCGACATCGTATGGTTTAAGCAACTGCGTGATAAAGCCGAATCGGTTTGCCATCAAGGCGACAGTCTTAATGGTAAAGATCGCGGCGATCAAGCGATGTATCTTGCGCCGCTTGATCAAGAGCAAATCAGGCTTTACTTGGATGAAATACCAGCCCATATCACGCATATTGCCTTAATTGCTAACTCATACCACGGGCAGTCTTTTACCCGAGTCAAAAAAGGTGAGATTCACTTAAGTGATGATGAAGGCAACCGCTCGTTTGAGGTCAACTTAAAACAGCTACCGCGTGATTGCATTACCCTTTGGGTGGCACATTTGCGCCGAGAAGTAGACGACTGGCATCTGACGCTACAAAATCTACCGCTTCCCGCGACAGACTTGCCAACAGCAGCAGCACAAGTAGCGCACGAATTGGCACGCGCTTTACCTATTCCACAAGGAATATAAGCTTAAGAAAAGAATGATTATTCAGTAATCATAAAAAATGGTGAGGCGTTATTAATTAACGCCTCACCATTTTTTGTTTTATGCAATATTAAGTTTTGATTTATTAGAAATATTTAAGTATTAATTTTGCACGCTATCGACTCAGCTTTATTCTAACGGCTCACCGCAGTGCGGACAAAAATTCTTTTGCCGCACTTCTTTTTCACGGCGCTCAAGCTCTCGCTCACGTAATACTTGCAGCACAATCTCCTGTGCTTGCTCCTTATCTAACCCAAGCTCTCGGCGGATTTTCTCAATCATCATCTGATTTTGCACCAAATCAAAATCACTATCGACCAACTGTTCTCGAAAGTCTTGCTCAAGCTCTTCGCGGCGCTGACTGAGCTCATTTGCCAAACCAGTGGCTAAAATACCAGCCGGTAATGCAGCAAGGCCGACACCCAATATGGTAATAACCGCACCTAATATCTTACCCGCATTAGTAATCGGCGTCACATCGCCATAGCCTACTGTCGTGAGTGTCACTACCGCCCACCACATCGCTTTCGGTATCGATTCAAACTCCTCTGGCTGTGCGTGATTTTCTACCAAATAGATGCCGCTAGAGGCGGTCACAATCATAATAACTAAAATAAAAATAACAGCTTGAAATGAGCCTTTTTCTTTACTAATAACCACCAATAAAATACGTAACGAGGCAAAATAACGGGTGAGTTTAAGAATTCGAAACAGACGCAAAATACGTAAGAAAC encodes:
- a CDS encoding helix-turn-helix transcriptional regulator — encoded protein: MTVAHTDADRLQAQHSVDEQANALVVSDNKASEDTADNRHGAATTARQWQVLSQLQRNRWVGTTHVYEQLILAGFDISLRTVQRDLNALAKRFPIEKNNANPQGWRWCDDAPLQSLPHMNLSQAVAFNMVEANLTQLLPPVILDELFPWFDLARRQLKNSKVTHSWIDRVRIEPATQPLIAPHIDLDSKDNIYHALFYQLQIKACYTRSNKSQASEYTLNPIAIIQRGVIIYLLATRTDDPELIIRTFALHRFASVEILESAAQTPDNFQLDHYLDAGGMGFSHPLFSQLPNHGKQATIELKFTKQAGKSLTESKLSEDQTVTINSDKTLTIKATVNLTSQLVWWLRGFGNGLLDAKPALLYQAVLDNPLNDE
- a CDS encoding TerD family protein, whose translation is MSTTNPSPLLSDSLRGLGLDAGTLFFALNYEFTKIEQKGVFKNLKKRFIKDKSAIDIDIACVLYDDNCTISDIVWFKQLRDKAESVCHQGDSLNGKDRGDQAMYLAPLDQEQIRLYLDEIPAHITHIALIANSYHGQSFTRVKKGEIHLSDDEGNRSFEVNLKQLPRDCITLWVAHLRREVDDWHLTLQNLPLPATDLPTAAAQVAHELARALPIPQGI
- a CDS encoding ion transporter, coding for MLLQFIRRLRLFVYNTLQNDEHDTLFSRYLDYFLIFLIMANVTAVIAESVDSWYYPYQEYFTWFENFSIVVFSIEYLLRLWSVADAKPDNTTWRQRWDWLKSPSALIDIIAIAPAFLNFFVSIDLRFLRILRLFRILKLTRYFASLRILLVVISKEKGSFQAVIFILVIMIVTASSGIYLVENHAQPEEFESIPKAMWWAVVTLTTVGYGDVTPITNAGKILGAVITILGVGLAALPAGILATGLANELSQRREELEQDFREQLVDSDFDLVQNQMMIEKIRRELGLDKEQAQEIVLQVLRERELERREKEVRQKNFCPHCGEPLE